A window from Sus scrofa isolate TJ Tabasco breed Duroc chromosome 2, Sscrofa11.1, whole genome shotgun sequence encodes these proteins:
- the LOC100516252 gene encoding olfactory receptor 2T3-like: protein MYSWYQNSQNQTSNVDFILVGLFGETRHSILLYTVVFIFFLMALAGNTLLLILIHVEPRLHTPMYFFISQLSLIDLLYISVTVPKMLMSQVTGDHKISPSGCGIQMFFYLTLAGAESFLLSAMAYDRYAAICRPLHYPLLMNQRVCECLVSGCWFLGMVDGLLLTPITMSFAFCHSRKVLSFFCEVPALLKLSCSDISLYKMLMYLCCVLMLLIPTMVISSSYALILHLIHRINSTKGHRKAFATCSSHMIVVLLFFGAGIYTYMLPGSYHTVEQDMIVSAFYTIITPVLNPVIYSLHNKDVTGALRSRM, encoded by the coding sequence ATGTACTCGTGGTATCAAAATTCACAGAATCAAACATCAAATGTTGATTTTATCCTTGTGGGGCTCTTTGGTGAAACCAGACACTCCATCCTCCTCTACACTGTGGTCTTCATCTTCTTCTTGATGGCCCTAGCTGGGAACACCCTCCTCCTCATCCTGATCCATGTGGAGCCCCGCctgcacacccccatgtacttcttcatTAGCCAGCTCTCCCTCATAGACCTTCTGTACATATCTGTGACTGTGCCCAAGATGCTCATGAGCCAGGTGACAGGAGATCATAAAATTTCTCCCTCAGGTTGTGGGATCCAGATGTTCTTCTATCTGACCCTCGCTGGAGCTGAGTCTTTCCTTCTGTctgccatggcctatgaccgatATGCTGCCATTTGCAGACCCCTCCATTACCCACTGCTGATGAACCAGAGGGTCTGTGAATGCCTTGTGTCTGGATGCTGGTTTCTAGGAATGGTTGATGGTTTGTTACTCACTCCCATCACTATGAGCTTCGCCTTTTGTCATTCCAGAAAAGTCCTGAGCTTTTTCTGTGAGGTTCCTGCCTTGCTGAAGCTCTCTTGTTCTGACATCTCCCTCTACAAGATGCTCATGTACCTGTGCTGTGTTCTTATGCTTCTCATCCCCACCATGGTAATCTCAAGTTCATATGCCCTCATCCTGCACCTCATCCATAGAATTAATTCAACCAAGGGCCACAGGAAGGCCTttgccacctgctcctcccacatGATTGTAGTGCTTCTCTTCTTCGGTGCTGGCATCTACACCTATATGCTTCCTGGTTCTTACCATACAGTTGAGCAGGACATGATAGTCTCAGCCTTTTACACCATCATCACCCCTGTACTGAACCCTGTCATTTACAGCCTCCACAATAAAGATGTCACAGGGGCTCTGAGAAGCAGGATGTGA